Proteins co-encoded in one Malus sylvestris chromosome 7, drMalSylv7.2, whole genome shotgun sequence genomic window:
- the LOC126629221 gene encoding uncharacterized protein LOC126629221 isoform X1, whose product MSTMDDRGGGSFVAVRRISQGLDRGGNTCHSTSAEVVAGSAAWLGRGLSCVCAQRRESDPRPSFDLTPVQEECLIRLQSRIDVSYDSSVPEHQEALRALWSAAFPEEELCGLISEQWKEMGWQGKDPSTDFRGGGFISLENLLFFARSFPKSFQDLLRKQEGDRSVWEYPFAVAGVNITFMLIQMLDLEAVKPRTLVGATFLKFLAENESAFDLIYCITFKLMDHQWLSMRASYMDFNTVMKATRRQLEKELLLEDVTRLEELPSYGLLSR is encoded by the exons ATGAGTACCATGGACGATAGAGGAGGAGGATCATTCGTCGCCGTTCGGAGGATTTCTCAAGGTCTCGATCGCGGCGGCAACACCTGCCATTCAACTTCTG CGGAAGTTGTAGCAGGATCAGCAGCATGGCTCGGCCGAGGTCTTTCTTGTGTGTGTGcacagagaagagagagtgatcCTCGTCCTTCCTTTGATTTAACCCCTGTCCAG GAGGAATGCCTGATTAGACTACAGAGCCGTATAGATGTTTCCTACGACAGTTCAGTTCCTGAGCATCAG GAAGCTTTGAGGGCCTTGTGGAGTGCTGCCTTTCCTGAAGAAGAACTTTGTGGTCTAATATCTGAGCAATGGAAAGAAATGGGTTGGCAAGGGAAAGATCCATCTACAGACTTTAG GGGTGGTGGTTTTATTTCATTGGAGAATTTGTTGTTCTTTGCTAGGAGTTTCCCT AAATCTTTCCAGGATCTTCTTCGAAAGCAAGAAGGTGATAGGTCAGTGTGGGAGTACCCATTTGCAGTTGCCGGTGTGAATATCACATTCATGCTCATTCAAATGCTCGATCTCGAAGCTG TCAAACCACGAACACTGGTGGGAGCTACTTTCTTGAAGTTTCTTGCAG AAAATGAATCAGCATTTGATCTTATCTATTGCATCACATTCAAGCTAATGGACCATCAGTGGCTTTCTATGCGTGCATCCTATATGGATTTCAAT ACAGTGATGAAGGCCACACGCCGGCAGTTGGAAAAAGAACTTCTGCTTGAAGATGTAACACGGCTGGAAGAGTTGCCCTCATATGGCCTTCTTTCCCGATAG
- the LOC126629554 gene encoding nucleoside diphosphate kinase 1, with amino-acid sequence MEQTFIMIKPDGVQRGLVGDIISRFEKKGFYLKGMKFINVDRPFAEKHYEDLSAKPFFSGLVDYIISGPVVAMIWEGKNVILTGRKIIGATNPAESAPGTIRGDYAIEIGRNIIHGSDSAEGARKEIALWFPDGPANWQSSVHHWIYE; translated from the exons ATGGAGCAAACTTTCATCATGATCAAGCCTGATGGTGTCCAAAGGGGCCTG GTTGGTGACATCATTAGCAGGTTTGAGAAGAAGGGCTTCTATTTGAAAG GTATGAAGTTCATCAATGTGGATCGTCCTTTTGCTGAGAAGCACTACGAGGACTTGTCTGCAAAGCCCTTCTTCAGTGGATTGGTTGATTACATTATCTCTGGTCCCGTTGTTGCTATGATCTGGGAGGGTAAGAATGTTATTCTTACCGGCCGAAAGATCATTGGTGCCACCAACCCAGCAGAATCTGCCCCCGGAACCATCCGTGGTGATTATGCAATTGAGATTGGCAG GAACATCATTCATGGAAGTGACTCAGCCGAGGGTGCAAGGAAGGAGATTGCACTGTGGTTCCCCGACGGCCCTGCAAACTGGCAGAGCAGCGTTCACCACTGGATCTATGAGTAA
- the LOC126629221 gene encoding uncharacterized protein LOC126629221 isoform X2 yields the protein MFSDIIDCFAEVVAGSAAWLGRGLSCVCAQRRESDPRPSFDLTPVQEECLIRLQSRIDVSYDSSVPEHQEALRALWSAAFPEEELCGLISEQWKEMGWQGKDPSTDFRGGGFISLENLLFFARSFPKSFQDLLRKQEGDRSVWEYPFAVAGVNITFMLIQMLDLEAVKPRTLVGATFLKFLAENESAFDLIYCITFKLMDHQWLSMRASYMDFNTVMKATRRQLEKELLLEDVTRLEELPSYGLLSR from the exons ATGTTCTCCGATATTATAGATTGCTTTG CGGAAGTTGTAGCAGGATCAGCAGCATGGCTCGGCCGAGGTCTTTCTTGTGTGTGTGcacagagaagagagagtgatcCTCGTCCTTCCTTTGATTTAACCCCTGTCCAG GAGGAATGCCTGATTAGACTACAGAGCCGTATAGATGTTTCCTACGACAGTTCAGTTCCTGAGCATCAG GAAGCTTTGAGGGCCTTGTGGAGTGCTGCCTTTCCTGAAGAAGAACTTTGTGGTCTAATATCTGAGCAATGGAAAGAAATGGGTTGGCAAGGGAAAGATCCATCTACAGACTTTAG GGGTGGTGGTTTTATTTCATTGGAGAATTTGTTGTTCTTTGCTAGGAGTTTCCCT AAATCTTTCCAGGATCTTCTTCGAAAGCAAGAAGGTGATAGGTCAGTGTGGGAGTACCCATTTGCAGTTGCCGGTGTGAATATCACATTCATGCTCATTCAAATGCTCGATCTCGAAGCTG TCAAACCACGAACACTGGTGGGAGCTACTTTCTTGAAGTTTCTTGCAG AAAATGAATCAGCATTTGATCTTATCTATTGCATCACATTCAAGCTAATGGACCATCAGTGGCTTTCTATGCGTGCATCCTATATGGATTTCAAT ACAGTGATGAAGGCCACACGCCGGCAGTTGGAAAAAGAACTTCTGCTTGAAGATGTAACACGGCTGGAAGAGTTGCCCTCATATGGCCTTCTTTCCCGATAG